One Acropora palmata chromosome 2, jaAcrPala1.3, whole genome shotgun sequence genomic window carries:
- the LOC141868696 gene encoding uncharacterized protein LOC141868696 produces MKRAILLVFILLAVASPSGQSLIHSSFVINSNSWRFIYLAMRNGALLSPLFAILGSTLTLSLVAVGTRGTLWLKMNRISKVKNASKSSHIFSQKCITPLYVQRITHARIRKAQRTKLPEVCPNISQTEDDKSNIDSHSKSGLWKEKGENCCERRKERQQKRPRIDAEKLNRINREWRLVYGSESQDLFHVENELDKVVSKVSCVHTKKRKSITFNKSVRVVYIERKNSGRRMSKWKPRINVAKSVIHELTSNGNFIV; encoded by the exons ATGAAGAGAGCAATCCTATTGGTCTTCATTTTACTGGCAGTGGCCAGTCCTTCTGGTCAGTCATTAATTCATTCCAGCTTTGTAATAAACAGCAATTCCTGGCGATTTATTTATTTGGCTATGCGCAACG GAGCACTACTGTCCCCGCTGTTTGCCATATTAGGTAGTACGTTGACCTTGTCATTGGTTGCTGTGGGTACCAGAGGTACCCTGTGGCTTAAGATGAACAGGATCTCTAAAGTAAAAAACGCCTCCAAGTCCTCCCATATTTTTTCACAGAAATGTATAACTCCTCTTTATGTACAACGCATAACTCACGCAAGAATAAGAAAGGCACAACGAACCAAGCTTCCAGAAGTTTGTCCTAACATAAGCCAAACTGAGGATGACAAGTCAAACATTGATTCACATAGTAAATCTGGATTATGGAAGGAAAAGGGCGAGAACTGTTGTGAGAGGAGGAAGGAAAGGCAACAGAAACGACCGAGAATTGACGCGGAAAAACTGAATCGAATCAACCGCGAATGGCGTTTGGTTTATGGCTCTGAAAGCCAGGATCTCTTTCACGTTGAAAACGAGCTCGACAAAGTCGTGAGCAAAGTTTCCTGTGTTCAtacaaagaagagaaaatcCATAACATTTAATAAATCTGTTCGTGTTGTAtatattgaaagaaaaaactctGGTCGTCGAATGAGTAAATGGAAACCACGGATCAATGTGGCCAAGTCCGTTATCCACGAACTCACATCTAATGGAAACTTCATCGTCTAA